Below is a window of Dehalogenimonas sp. THU2 DNA.
AATTCCAAAAGTGTCATCCTGTCTTTGGCCATTGTCGTGGTTACCTCCTGAAAGTCTTTGTTGTTATTTGCTTTCAAGAAACCACACAATGGCCTGCTTTTTCAACTCCAGGAATTTACACCACGTACGGGGATTCTACTGATGCCTTCGGTCAGCATTATGCCACTTCGGGGCGTTTCAACGATGAGGCCAACCCGTCGATACTTGATTGGGAATCGGTCAAGTACTACGCCAATATTCTCAACCCTTTTGGAGTCATGGTCGGGCGCAAGATCGACGAACTGCTGGCGCTGGATCTGCCGGTCAAGATGATCGCCCCCAGCCACGGCGTCATCTGGCGCAAGGATCCGATGCAGATCGTCAACCGATACCGAGAATGGGCTGAACAAAAGCCTCAGAATATGGCGGTGATCGTTTACGATACGATGTGGCAAGCCACCCGTCAGATGGCAGAGGCTGTCGGCGAGGGGCTTGGGGCAGCCGGTGTCCCGTACAAGATTTATAACGCGTCCACCGCCGACCGAAACAATGTCATCACCGAAATTTTTCTTTCCAAAGCGGTAATTCTAGGCTCGCCGACGTTCAACCAGGGCATATTGCCCACACTGGCGCCGATGCTGACCGAATTGAAAGGACTGAAGTTCAAAAACAAGATCGGGGCGGCTTTCAGCAGTTACGGCTGGAGCGGTGAAGGTCTCGGCATCCTGGAGGAAACCCTCAATGCCGCCGGGATACCGGTCGCGGCGTTAGGTGTCCAAATTAAATGGCAGCCCGGATCTGAAGACCTGGAGGCATGCCGCGATCTGGGCCGGGCAGTGGCGAAGGCGTGTTTGTCAGGTGAATAGAGAATCTAGATTGTGTTGTAATGTGGACGAAAAACGGGTATAAAGTAACAACCGACTAACGCCTGACGAGTACCAGATGCTGAAAATCGACGAAACCCTGCTCCTGATCATCGACGTCCAGGAAAAGCTGTTCCGCGTGATACCGGAAAAAGAGACGCTGTCCGGGAATTTGCAAAAACTCATACGGGGTTGCGGGCTGTTGAGCGTCCCCGCCATAATTACCGAACAGAACCCGGCTGGCCTGGGCCCCACCATCGCAGAAGTCACGACACTGTTGCCCGATTCGACTAAGCTATCAAAATTCTGTTTCAATTGCTGCGCCGAGGTAACTTTCATGGAAGAATTGGCAGCGACAGGACGACACCAGGTACTAGTCTGCGGCATCGAAAGCCACATCTGTGTTTATCAAACGACACTCGATCTGTTGGCTCATGGCTATGAAGTCCACCTGGTAACCGACTGCGTCGCGTCGCGGGCTATGGACAATAAAAAACTGGCTGTAAAAAGGCTTCAATGCGAGGGGGCCAAGCTCACTGGAGTGGAGATGGCGATCTTCGAGTTGCTGCGAACCGCCAAAGCGGAACAGTTCAGAGCCGTCAGTACGTTGATCAAATAGAGTTGACGAGGACAGCGGCCGAATCGTGCCGCGAAAAGACTGTTTACTAAAGCTAATCGGCCCCTTGGAATCTGCCGGGAGTGTGGGTGCGATCCGGAACCGAGTTATCCAATTCTTTTTCGGCCGTGAACGGTGAATAACCCACTCCCATCGCGTGTCCATCCTCGGAGATAACCAATCCGGTGCCGCAACGGGCGCATGCCTGATGCCGGGGAAAACTCAATCCCCAACCGGAGCATTCATAACCGCATTTCGGGCACTCTCCCTCAAGCATACCCTTATGATACCACCAAACATCTCCAATGCATAGAGATTATTCTTAATGCTTCAGATATATTGTCGGTCATAGAACTGGATTGAACAATACGTATTCCTATGTGTTTTTCATAAGACGAGGTGCAAAACCAACGACAACTTATAATTGAAAAAGAACATCTCCCTGGACGAAACGGACGAGCCCGCCCCCAGGTTAATCGCGCTCCATAGCGCCAACCCGGATTCAACGGTCTGGTTCCTGCCCCTGGAGAAAGAGAGGCGCCGCAGGGCGCCTCTCTTTTCGACCATCGATTAATGGACTACAGGATCGGCAGGTAACGCTCGCGCTCCCAGTCGGTGACATGGACACGATAGCGGTTCCATTCGATCTTCTTGTTTTCGATGAAGGCGTTGAAAACGTGCTCGCCGAGCGTTGCACGCACCAGGCCACTCTGTTCCATTAAACGGATCGCTTCTTCCAGTGTGCCGGGCAGTGTCTCAATGCCGCGCGCGTGCCGTTCTTTCTCGCTCATCTCGTAGACGTTCTCTTCCACCGGCGCCGGTGCCTGGTATTTCTTTTCGATACCCTCCATACCGGCTGCCAGCATTACGGCAAAGGCAAGGTAAGGGTTGCAGGCCGGATCGGGAGACCGCAATTCGATCCGGGTCGCATTTTCCTTGCCGGGGCGGTATTCGGGCACCCTGACCAGGTCGGAACGGTTACGGCGGGCCCAAGACAGGTACACCGGAGCTTCATATCCCGGCACCAGGCGTTTATAGGAATTGACCCACTGATTGGTCACGGCGCAGAATTCCGGCGCATGCTTCAGGATACCGGCGATGTAACTGCGCGCTGTGTCCGACAGATGATAAGGATCGGCGGGGTCGAAAAAGGAGTTACGTTCGCCCTTAAACAGGGACTGATGACAGTGCATACCTGATCCGTTGTAGCCAAATACCGGTTTGGGCATGAAGGTGGCGTAGATGCCGTTCTTCAAAGCGATTTCTTTCACCACCAGGCGGTAGGTCATGACGTTATCGGCCATAGTCAGAGCGTCCCGATAGCGGATGTCGATCTCGTGCTGCGATGGCGCTACTTCATGGTGGGAATACTCGACGTCGATCCCCATTTCCTCCAGCGTCAGCACCGTTTCCCGTCGCCAGTCGGATGCCACATCGCGCGGCGTCAGGTCGAAATAGCCGCCGTGGTCCTGGAATTCGGTGGTCTTGTCGTCCTTAAAGTAGAAATATTCCAGTTCCGGCCCGACGTAATATGTGTAACCGGAATCGGCGGCGCGTTTCAACATCCGCTTTAGAACGTAGCGGGGATCGCCTTCGAACTGCTCCCCACCCGGCTTCTTGATATCGCAAAACATCCTGGCGACTTTCTGATCGTCCTTTGTTCTCCAGGGCAGGACCATGAAAGTATCAGGGTCCGGAAGCGCCATCATGTCGCTTTCGTCTATGCGGGCATAACCTTCGATGGAAGAGCCGTCGAACCCCATACCTTCCATGAGAGCATTTTCCAATTCCCCGATAGTGATGGCAAAGCTTTTAAGTTGTCCGAGAATATCGGTAAACCAGAGCCGGATGAATTTGACCTTATTATCCTTGGCTGACTTGAGAACGTACTCAACAGATTCAGAACGGGTTTTTGCCATCTGTGCGCCTCCTAAGATATTTCGATGCGATTATATCATGGAATTCCCCTGCTTATAGAAGTTTTAAATCTTATCCGTAATCTTTTGGAAACACATCTGAGATAAAATTGCCCTGCAGATTGTTTCAGAGAGGTAACACGATGGTGAACGCCGGCGATACCGGTTGGATACTGGTCTCCACCGCACTGGTGATGCTCATGACTCCGGGAGTCGCCCTTTTCTATGGCGGGATGGTTCGAAAAAAGAGTGTCATCTCCACCCTGATGATGAACTTTGCCATGCTCGGTGTCGTGGGTCTGCTTTGGGTTTTCTATGCCTATTCGCTTTCCTTCGGTCCTGACATCGGCGGACTTATCGGTGATCTGAAATACGCTTTCCTGAATAGTGTCACCGGTGATCCGTCTGGTACTTACGCCACCACCGTACCCCACTTGGCCTTCATGATGTTCCAGGGTATGTTTGCCATCATCACCGTGGCGCTCATCACCGGTGCTGTGGTGGAACGAATCAAATTCGGTGCCCTCATGATCTTCGCCGTGGCCTGGTTGACCCTGATTTACACCCCGGTAGCCCATTGGGTTTGGGGCGCTGACGGCTGGCTGCTAAAGTTCGGCGCTCTTGATTTTGCCGGAGGCATCGTCGTCCATATTAACGCAGGTCTTTCCGCCCTTGCCCTCGTTCTGGTCCTCGGCGCCCGGCGCGGCTTCAAACATGAACCGATGGAACCATCCAGTATCCCCATGGTGATGATCGGCGCGGCGCTGCTGTGGTTCGGCTGGTTCGGGTTCAATGCCGGCAGCGCCCTCAGTTCAGGGTCGCTGGCTTCTTCCGCCTTTGTAGCCACCAACTCCGCCGGCGCGGCAGCCGCCACCACCTGGATGCTGCTCGCCTGGAACCAGCGCCGCCCGACGCTCCTGGGTATCGCCACAGGCGCCGTTGCCGGCCTGGCCGCCGTAACTCCGGGAGCCGGTTTCATCCCTCCCATTTACGGCGTCGTTATCGGCGCGGTAGTCGCCGTTGTATGCTACTACGCCATGATCGCCAAGATGAAATTAGGTATCGATGATTCGCTGGATGTGATGGCGGTTCACGGTGTGGGCGGTATCCTCGGAGTACTGGCCGTCGGTATCTTCGCCTCGACCACCATCAACGCCGCCGGCGCCAATGGCCTGTTATTCGGCGGTGGCTTCACCCTCCTGGGTAAACAATTAGTCGGCACGCTGGCCGTCGGCGCTTTCGCCTTCGGAGGTACCTGGGTCATCGCCAAGGTCATCGATGCCACTATCGGTCTAAGGGTCAAAGAAATGGAAGAAGTGGTCGGCCTCGACCTGTCCCAGCATGGGGAACGCGCTTACGGAGGTATCAGATAAATGAAAAAAATAGAAGCGGTTATCCGCGAAGAACGGCTCGATGCCGTAAAAAAAGCCCTCGAAACACACGGTGTTCACGGCATGACGGTGACCGAGGTGTCAGGCCGTGGCCAGCAAAAAGGCATCTCCCTGCAATGGCGGGTCGGGGAATACCGGGTTGATTTCCTGCCGAAACTCAAGCTGGAGATCGTCTGCCACGACGATGACTGCGATGTGGTTGTGGAATCTATTATGAAAGCGGCCAAGACAGGGCGCATCGGTGACGGCAAAGTTTTTGTGATGCCGGTCGAAGCGGCTTATCGCATCCGTACCGGCGAGACCGGTGAAAGCGTCGTTTAATTCCAGTTCGACAAACGCATCGAGCTCTGTGCTCAGAAAACACTCCGATGAAAAAAGCCCCTCTTCAACGAGAGGGGCTTTTTTTGACTATCGATCGTACCGGATCGATTCGCTATGCCACCAGTTCAGTCATGCAGCGGCTCCAGCCTTCGGGGCCGATGCCGCGCACGAAAACCAATTGGGGAACTTTTAACTTGGTCCACCTTTGCGACTGGTTTTGAACCTGCATCGGCTGGTCTACCGCGGTCAACATCGGGGTGTCGTTTTCGGAATCACCGATGCCAAAAGTCATCACCGCGCCGAAATTAAGCTTATAAAGTTCGGTCAGGAGCTTGACCGCTTTGCCTTTATCGTTACCGCCGGAAACGGTATAGAAACGTCCGCCGAAAGCGTGATTCAAACCGGCTTTCTTCAGTTCCACAAGGAACAGCTCCACTGCCTGCTTGCCTCCCTGGACTTTCATCGTCTCTGAATATTCACGCTGCTTGGCCAATTCTGCCGCCTTGAGATTCAGTCCGGTCTCCATGGCTACTTCTTCCACGCTCATATCACCGAAACAACTCACGGTCAGGCTGCCGAGCCAGGCGTTCTTAAGCAATTTGGCTCGCACTTCGTCCAACACCTGTCCCAGCTTGTGCTTGACTTCCTGATAGGATATTCCCAGCTCCAAAGCGGTGTAGTCGCCCACCACCTTATCATAGGAATGCGGCCTGTGGAAATATCCCTTAGGAATAAACACCGCGGCCCCATTTTCCGTGATAAACGGATCTCCGACCCCCAGCTCTTGCCGAAGCATTTCCTGTTCACCGCGGGTCTTGGACGAACAAAAAACCAGTGGAATCTCTTTACTTTGAACCTGCCGCAACGTAGCCAGCGCTGGAGTATAAGAATAAGTCCCTGGATGTAACAGCGTTCCATCCAGATCGGTGAAAACCACCTTCTTGACCTGTTCACCGATGCCCCGACCCCCCGCCACCGGCAACGGTAACCCCTCCGGCACGAAGAACCGGTGCAGATCGGCACTCAAAGAGCCGGAAAAACGGGCCATGTCGGCTTTCTGGGGCGGCGGCATAAGTCTCACCGGCGGCGGTTCCTGCCCAGGCTCCAGGCATCCAGCTTCTACCAGCTCAGTCAGTATGAGTTCCCTGGTTTTTTCCTGGCATAGCGGACTGTGGTAGATGACGGACAGGCTGGGTTGCATCATCTCAAGCACCACATGTTCGTCGCCCTTGTCGGCGTGGAGATGAGGGTTGACCGTTTCCGTCTGAAAGACTTCTACGCCTTTTTCGGAGGCATCTTTATTGGTGATGGGTAGCATCCCGGTGAATTGCTCCAGGATGGAGATAAGTTCCTCTGTCTCCACGGCATAGCCGGTACCGTAATTGAGACGTTCAGCCAGTGCCAGGCTCATGGCGTGTTCACCGGCGTTTCCGGTCTTCAGGATATCGGTCTCGAACTTGCCCATCGCTGATACAAGGTTGTTGAGATGCTTGTTAGTGATTTCAGAGACACGGCCCCATTTCTTGAAATACAGTTCGCCCATGATCTTGGGCTTGTAACGCCACTGAATGCGGGTCATCACGTAAGGCGTCTTGGCCAGGCTGAAAGCCGCCGCATAGTGTTTAACATACTCCAGCGCCGCACCGGGAATATAATTATCGGTGTCGATGAAGCCCACATACTCTTTACTGAGGAGTTTGGACAGCAGGATGCCCAGTATCATACCCTCGCTCTTGCCGTTCCTGATCAATCCGTCTTCCCCCAAGATTTCAGGGTAACCGGCTTCGGAGAGAGCGCGGGCCATGGCGGGATCTTTCTGGTGCACGATGAGCGCCTGCCGTTTGGTAGTCTGGCAGAAGCGGCTGAGAATATCCTGTTCAACTCGAAAGGTGTCTATCTCACCGCGCTGGCTGTTGGATAAGACGATGATGAAACACTCGTGCGGCATGGCTGAAAGAACGCCTTCGAATACCTTGACGTCCTCGTTCATTATCGGCAGGACGATGACCATCTTCTTTTCGATCTCGTCGATGGCTTCGCGTTCGATCTTCTGAACTTCGGCGTTTTCGTTGATCTGAGGGTTTTTAGCGCCGGAGTCCAATTCCAGCACTCGCCGTACACCATATATCGACACCGAACCTAAATGTTCTGTCTGTCGAGTTCGTTCCAGACGCATTTGACCTCCTTTTTCGCTGATGAAATCTTTTGTGGTCAGGGTTTGGTGGAATTGAAGCGACCGCAAAAAGATTGATCAGTGAGCGGTGCAGCAGAAGCCTCTTATTATAACATTGGCCATTAAATTGGTAAATATACATTTTCCTTTCCCACCAAAAAGAGGCGCCGGAGCTTTCGCCCCGGCGCCTCTTCAAATCTGTCGAACTCCGGACTAGACTACGGTTTCGCCAGTCTCACCGGTACGGATACGGTAGGCCGCATCCACCGGCATCACGAAGATCTTGCCGTCGCCGATCCTTCCTGTTTTGGCCGCTTTCAGTATCGCTTCCACTGCCACATCGCAATCGTCGTCGTGGCAGATGATTTCCACTTTCAGCTTGGGCAGGAAGTCCACCCGGTACTCACCGACCCGCCACTGGAGGGGGATACCCTTCTGCTGACCGCGGCCCGATACTTCGGTGACCGTCATGCCTATCAGGCCTTTTTCTTCCAGGGCTTTCTTGACGGCGTCCAGCCGTTCCTCACGGATGATAGCTTCAATCTTTTTCATCTACCTGATACCTCCGTAAGCGCGTTCACCGTGTTGCGCCAGGTCCAGACCGACCACTTCCTCGGTTTCTTTGACCCGCAGGCCCATGGTTTTGTCGAGGATCTTACCGATGATCCAGGTGCCGATGAAGGAGTAGGCCATAACCGCGACCACCGCGATCGCCTGGGTGCCGAGTTGTCCCAGGTTGCCGGCCAGGGCACCGTCCACGCCGCCGATAGCGGCGGTGGCGAAGATACCGGTGGCCAGGGCGCCCCAGATACCGCCGACACCGTGCACCGACATGACGTCGAGCGAATCATCGAAACCTTTTTTAGCTTTGTAGCTCATCGCCCAGTAGCAGACCGCCGCGGCCACGCCGCCGATTGCCAGGGCGGCCATCGGGGTCACGAAACCGGCCGCCGGGGTAATGGCTACCAAGCCGGCCACCGCGCCGGTGACCGCACCGAGCAGTGTTGGCTTGCGGGTTCTCCAGGAGAGCAGGATCCAGACGAAGGCCGCCGCCGCCGCCGCGGTGTTGGTGGTGACAAAAGCGTTAGCCGCGCTACCGTTGGCGCCCAGGGCGCTTCCGGCATTGAAGCCGAACCAGCCGAACCACAGCAGTGCCGCGCCCAGCATGACCATGGGAATGTTGTTGGGTTCCATCGGCTCTTTGCCCAGCCCCTTACGGGCGCCGAGGATGGTGACCAGGGCCACCGCTGAGATACCGGCGTTGATATGAACCACCGTGCCGCCGGCAAAGTCCAGCGCGCCCAGTTGGCTCAGCCACCCGCCGCCCCACACCCAGTGCGCCACCGGGGCGTAGATGAGGGCCAGCCAGATGCCGCCGAACACCAGTAAAGTACTGAATTTGATGCGTTCCACCACCGCGCCGGTAATGAGCGCCACGGTGATGATGGCGAACATGCCCTGGAACATCATGAAGAGGACGTCGGGAACGGAGTAGATGGTAGCTTCCATGCCCACGTCCTTAAGTCCCAAGAAATCCAGTCCGCCGATGAAGCTGGCGATGTCCGGGCCGAAGGCCAGGGTGTAACCGAACACCACCCATAGAATAGAAACCAGCGCCAGTACGGCAAAGCTCATCATCAGGGTAGAGATGAGGTTCTTTTTGCGTACCA
It encodes the following:
- a CDS encoding ammonium transporter, whose protein sequence is MNAGDTGWILVSTALVMLMTPGVALFYGGMVRKKSVISTLMMNFAMLGVVGLLWVFYAYSLSFGPDIGGLIGDLKYAFLNSVTGDPSGTYATTVPHLAFMMFQGMFAIITVALITGAVVERIKFGALMIFAVAWLTLIYTPVAHWVWGADGWLLKFGALDFAGGIVVHINAGLSALALVLVLGARRGFKHEPMEPSSIPMVMIGAALLWFGWFGFNAGSALSSGSLASSAFVATNSAGAAAATTWMLLAWNQRRPTLLGIATGAVAGLAAVTPGAGFIPPIYGVVIGAVVAVVCYYAMIAKMKLGIDDSLDVMAVHGVGGILGVLAVGIFASTTINAAGANGLLFGGGFTLLGKQLVGTLAVGAFAFGGTWVIAKVIDATIGLRVKEMEEVVGLDLSQHGERAYGGIR
- a CDS encoding ammonium transporter translates to MDTGNTAWILVSTALVMLMTPGVALFYGGMVRKKNLISTLMMSFAVLALVSILWVVFGYTLAFGPDIASFIGGLDFLGLKDVGMEATIYSVPDVLFMMFQGMFAIITVALITGAVVERIKFSTLLVFGGIWLALIYAPVAHWVWGGGWLSQLGALDFAGGTVVHINAGISAVALVTILGARKGLGKEPMEPNNIPMVMLGAALLWFGWFGFNAGSALGANGSAANAFVTTNTAAAAAAFVWILLSWRTRKPTLLGAVTGAVAGLVAITPAAGFVTPMAALAIGGVAAAVCYWAMSYKAKKGFDDSLDVMSVHGVGGIWGALATGIFATAAIGGVDGALAGNLGQLGTQAIAVVAVMAYSFIGTWIIGKILDKTMGLRVKETEEVVGLDLAQHGERAYGGIR
- a CDS encoding bifunctional mannosyl-3-phosphoglycerate synthase/mannosyl-3 phosphoglycerate phosphatase codes for the protein MRLERTRQTEHLGSVSIYGVRRVLELDSGAKNPQINENAEVQKIEREAIDEIEKKMVIVLPIMNEDVKVFEGVLSAMPHECFIIVLSNSQRGEIDTFRVEQDILSRFCQTTKRQALIVHQKDPAMARALSEAGYPEILGEDGLIRNGKSEGMILGILLSKLLSKEYVGFIDTDNYIPGAALEYVKHYAAAFSLAKTPYVMTRIQWRYKPKIMGELYFKKWGRVSEITNKHLNNLVSAMGKFETDILKTGNAGEHAMSLALAERLNYGTGYAVETEELISILEQFTGMLPITNKDASEKGVEVFQTETVNPHLHADKGDEHVVLEMMQPSLSVIYHSPLCQEKTRELILTELVEAGCLEPGQEPPPVRLMPPPQKADMARFSGSLSADLHRFFVPEGLPLPVAGGRGIGEQVKKVVFTDLDGTLLHPGTYSYTPALATLRQVQSKEIPLVFCSSKTRGEQEMLRQELGVGDPFITENGAAVFIPKGYFHRPHSYDKVVGDYTALELGISYQEVKHKLGQVLDEVRAKLLKNAWLGSLTVSCFGDMSVEEVAMETGLNLKAAELAKQREYSETMKVQGGKQAVELFLVELKKAGLNHAFGGRFYTVSGGNDKGKAVKLLTELYKLNFGAVMTFGIGDSENDTPMLTAVDQPMQVQNQSQRWTKLKVPQLVFVRGIGPEGWSRCMTELVA
- a CDS encoding flavodoxin domain-containing protein, with amino-acid sequence FQKCHPVFGHCRGYLLKVFVVICFQETTQWPAFSTPGIYTTYGDSTDAFGQHYATSGRFNDEANPSILDWESVKYYANILNPFGVMVGRKIDELLALDLPVKMIAPSHGVIWRKDPMQIVNRYREWAEQKPQNMAVIVYDTMWQATRQMAEAVGEGLGAAGVPYKIYNASTADRNNVITEIFLSKAVILGSPTFNQGILPTLAPMLTELKGLKFKNKIGAAFSSYGWSGEGLGILEETLNAAGIPVAALGVQIKWQPGSEDLEACRDLGRAVAKACLSGE
- a CDS encoding glutamine synthetase family protein, with protein sequence MAKTRSESVEYVLKSAKDNKVKFIRLWFTDILGQLKSFAITIGELENALMEGMGFDGSSIEGYARIDESDMMALPDPDTFMVLPWRTKDDQKVARMFCDIKKPGGEQFEGDPRYVLKRMLKRAADSGYTYYVGPELEYFYFKDDKTTEFQDHGGYFDLTPRDVASDWRRETVLTLEEMGIDVEYSHHEVAPSQHEIDIRYRDALTMADNVMTYRLVVKEIALKNGIYATFMPKPVFGYNGSGMHCHQSLFKGERNSFFDPADPYHLSDTARSYIAGILKHAPEFCAVTNQWVNSYKRLVPGYEAPVYLSWARRNRSDLVRVPEYRPGKENATRIELRSPDPACNPYLAFAVMLAAGMEGIEKKYQAPAPVEENVYEMSEKERHARGIETLPGTLEEAIRLMEQSGLVRATLGEHVFNAFIENKKIEWNRYRVHVTDWERERYLPIL
- a CDS encoding hydrolase; amino-acid sequence: MLKIDETLLLIIDVQEKLFRVIPEKETLSGNLQKLIRGCGLLSVPAIITEQNPAGLGPTIAEVTTLLPDSTKLSKFCFNCCAEVTFMEELAATGRHQVLVCGIESHICVYQTTLDLLAHGYEVHLVTDCVASRAMDNKKLAVKRLQCEGAKLTGVEMAIFELLRTAKAEQFRAVSTLIK
- a CDS encoding P-II family nitrogen regulator: MKKIEAVIREERLDAVKKALETHGVHGMTVTEVSGRGQQKGISLQWRVGEYRVDFLPKLKLEIVCHDDDCDVVVESIMKAAKTGRIGDGKVFVMPVEAAYRIRTGETGESVV
- a CDS encoding P-II family nitrogen regulator, producing the protein MKKIEAIIREERLDAVKKALEEKGLIGMTVTEVSGRGQQKGIPLQWRVGEYRVDFLPKLKVEIICHDDDCDVAVEAILKAAKTGRIGDGKIFVMPVDAAYRIRTGETGETVV